One Neisseria sicca genomic region harbors:
- a CDS encoding phage major capsid protein, producing the protein MKKMKPDKALMQQMSRFAVFQRESVDVEKRTVEVAFSSEEPVERWFGEEVLSHAAGAVDLSRLNDGGAVLFNHGWSDQIGVIERAWIDADKRGRALVRFGNGAKAAEKFQDVQDGILRHISVGYRVEDMVLDNPDADDEDYRYIVTRWMPYEISFVTVPADPTVGVGRSAEPFIENPVNPTPEKGNRNMDKNQIPAAAETPAAAIPAIAATDTNNTAERGMQNERARVSELLAIGRSYAAHGGIEAAEKVIKEGGSEAQLRAAIMANMQTKPTVTAGEIGMTDKEQREFSLLRAMSAAATGKWDKAGLEREVSEELEKRHGRAAAGFFVPTDLIARAYSKGNAANGGNVIENDFREDLFIELLRNRLAVAQLGATVLDGLVGDITIPKHLTGNTVQWVDENGSATESNATFGQMSLKPKTVTANTELSRKFILQSSLSAEQFARSELLKAMMLGIDLAAINGKGTGNEPTGILNTAGIGAVEIGANGGAPEWKHIVALESAIAAANADIGDLAYITNARVRGLLKTKLKADGVSGYIWQDGATPLNGYRCAVSNQIPSNLTKGTAANKCSPLIFGNWSDLMIAHWGVLDVIVDPYTKSTAGAVRITTLQDVDIAVRHVESFAAIKDIVAA; encoded by the coding sequence ATGAAGAAAATGAAGCCTGATAAGGCGCTAATGCAGCAAATGAGCCGCTTTGCCGTATTTCAGCGCGAAAGTGTTGATGTTGAAAAACGGACGGTCGAAGTAGCGTTTTCCAGCGAAGAGCCGGTAGAACGCTGGTTCGGCGAAGAAGTATTAAGTCATGCGGCGGGTGCCGTTGACTTAAGCCGTCTGAACGACGGTGGCGCGGTGCTGTTCAATCATGGCTGGAGCGACCAAATCGGCGTCATCGAACGTGCTTGGATTGATGCCGACAAGCGCGGCCGTGCCTTGGTACGTTTTGGCAACGGTGCGAAAGCGGCGGAAAAATTCCAAGACGTGCAAGACGGCATCCTACGCCATATCAGCGTCGGCTACCGCGTGGAAGACATGGTATTGGACAATCCCGATGCAGACGATGAGGACTACCGTTACATCGTTACCCGCTGGATGCCGTATGAAATCAGTTTTGTAACCGTTCCGGCAGACCCGACAGTAGGTGTCGGCAGATCGGCGGAACCATTTATTGAAAACCCTGTAAACCCAACCCCTGAAAAAGGAAATCGAAACATGGATAAAAATCAAATTCCCGCCGCGGCGGAAACTCCCGCTGCTGCAATCCCTGCCATCGCAGCAACCGATACCAACAACACCGCCGAACGCGGTATGCAGAACGAACGCGCGCGCGTTTCCGAACTGCTGGCCATTGGTCGCAGTTACGCCGCCCACGGCGGTATCGAAGCAGCCGAAAAGGTTATTAAAGAGGGCGGCAGTGAAGCCCAATTACGCGCCGCCATCATGGCAAACATGCAGACGAAGCCGACCGTTACCGCCGGTGAAATCGGCATGACTGATAAAGAACAGCGTGAATTTTCCCTTCTCCGCGCCATGTCTGCCGCCGCAACCGGCAAATGGGACAAAGCGGGCTTGGAACGCGAAGTGTCGGAAGAGTTGGAAAAACGACATGGTCGCGCAGCGGCAGGCTTCTTTGTGCCGACTGATTTGATTGCCCGCGCTTACAGCAAAGGCAATGCGGCAAACGGCGGCAACGTCATCGAAAACGACTTCCGCGAAGACTTGTTCATCGAACTGCTGCGCAACCGACTTGCCGTTGCCCAGTTGGGCGCCACCGTACTGGACGGCTTGGTCGGCGACATCACTATTCCGAAACACCTGACTGGAAACACCGTTCAATGGGTGGATGAAAACGGCAGTGCGACCGAATCGAACGCCACTTTCGGACAAATGAGCCTGAAACCGAAAACCGTTACCGCCAATACCGAATTGAGCCGCAAATTCATTTTGCAATCCTCGCTGTCTGCCGAACAGTTCGCCCGCAGCGAATTGTTGAAAGCGATGATGCTGGGTATCGATTTGGCGGCCATCAATGGCAAAGGTACCGGCAACGAACCGACCGGCATCCTGAATACTGCCGGCATCGGCGCGGTGGAAATCGGTGCGAACGGCGGTGCGCCTGAATGGAAGCATATCGTCGCTTTGGAAAGTGCCATTGCCGCCGCCAATGCCGACATCGGCGATTTGGCCTACATCACCAATGCCCGCGTCCGCGGTCTGCTGAAAACCAAGCTGAAGGCCGACGGCGTGTCCGGCTACATCTGGCAGGACGGCGCAACGCCGTTGAACGGCTACCGTTGCGCGGTATCAAACCAAATTCCGTCCAACCTGACCAAAGGCACGGCGGCCAACAAATGCAGCCCGCTGATTTTTGGTAACTGGTCTGATCTGATGATTGCGCACTGGGGCGTTTTGGATGTGATTGTTGATCCGTACACCAAGTCTACTGCGGGCGCGGTACGCATCACCACGTTGCAAGATGTGGATATTGCCGTTCGTCATGTCGAATCCTTTGCAGCCATTAAAGACATCGTGGCTGCTTGA